The genomic segment AACCATATGGTTATCATAACATGATTTTCAGTTGGATTGATACTGTAGCTGACAACTACCCACCGCCTCTTGATGCTCACTTGGTATGCACATGCATTAAcaatattctttttcttttgtttttaagaTTTTTGTGTTTAAATATAATCATACTCAATACTAGTTAATTAACAGAATGGCACATTCTTGAAGTTTTCATTATGTAAATGTTTCTGCATAAACAATTGTGACTGGTAGTAGAAACTTCTTGCTCATTTCATTTGGTCTTATAAGAACACTATATAAAAATCTTTTCTCTCATTTTGAAATGAATAAAGATAATGATGGAAGCAATGATATATTGGTGAACTTTGCACCTCATTAGCTGGCTTTATGCAGGTGATGTCTGTCATGTCTATGTGGACTAGAGTGCAGCCAACTTATGCTGCAAATATGTGGAACGAGGCTCTGAATAAGCGTCTTGAGACTGAGGtgaatcaaattttattttttttagataaGTTCTTGATCAAACTGTAAGGCTCTGACTGTGCAGTGGTGAAATTAATTGAAAGCATTTTAATTTTGCCTCGTGCATCTTCTTGACTTAACCTGCTATGCAGCGGTGCTTATGGACATGACATGTCTGATTTCTGATGATCTTTTCTTGGCAGGAGCTAAACTTGTATGAGATTCTTGCTGAGACTGAGAGGCGTGGATTAAGCTTTGATCAGCTGCTTACAATTCCAGAACAAGATGAGTGGGTATACAGTGATGGAAAATCAACGACTTGTGTTGCTTTTATTCTGGCGATGTACAAGGAAGCTGGAGTATTTGGTCCTATTGCTGACTCTATTCAAGTAACCGAGTTCACTGTGAGTATTTAGGCTAAAGTCTGGGCATTTTGTCTTCATTGCGAAGTTATACTCTTGTTATGATGGCTTTTTGCCCTTACAGATTCGAGATGCCTACATGCTCAAGATTTTTGAGAACAACCAGACACGGCTTCCAAAGTGGTGCAACAGTGGTGATGACATGCTCCCGTTCTGCCAGATTCTTGGGGAGTACAGGATGGAATTGCCACAGTACAACACTTTAGAGCCATATGCTAACATGAATGAGAATTGTCCTTCGCTACCTCCAACTTATCAGAGGCCTGTTCGTTGTTAAGACTTCAGCTGTAGCCCGTATTTATCTGTGTTATTCATATGTAGTGACGTCCGCGGAAAATGCTTTCTCCTGTCGCTCAAGCTTTCATTATTTTTATTGCTTCATGTGAATGCTCTATGTGCTGTTCTTCCTCGGTACTTACTGAAATATCAACCTTTGTACATAGTTTAGTTGGATCACGCTCTTCACAATTAGGATTGGTGAACGTATTTATCATCGACGGAATAAGGGTCTCGCTCTTTCTTAAACATTTAGTCTATTTTCCATTTAAAGGTTGCCATATGAAGTTTACAATGGAATTCTTCGTTATTTCCAGAACATAATGCTGGAATTTAGGATGTAATGAAGGCATATAAACTGAATATATATCATAGCGATGATAATGGTAAAAGATCTGCTACAAGCAGGACTTCACGTCAAAACACTGTTGTGTCTTCAAATGACTTGATTATGCATCTCCATCCCAGATGTCGTCAATTGTCTTGTAAGGTCCATGGGGTGAAGTGTAGTCTATCCCAAGGCAAGCTCTGCCCTGTGGGATCTCAGCTATCTTCTTACATGCATCAGCGTTCAGTTCCCAGTCAAAAATGTCATGGTTGTGCTGCATCCTGTCCTTGTTGAAGCTTTTGACAACCACCCCAATGCCTTGCTCCAAAGCCCATCGCAGAGAAACCTGCAAGCTCTTTATTCTAAATCAAACTATGGACTTGCAAAAATTTTGAGGAATTGATAAAACAAACTGATAAGAGTGAATGTGTGGGAACCTGAGCAACAGTTTTTCCTCTGGCCTCAGCTATTTCTTTTAGCACCTCAGACTCCATAACCCTGTTAGTTCCATAAAAGGTTCCTACAGCTCCTAAAGGAGCATAAGCAACTACAACAACTCCATTATCCTTACAGAACTTTATCAGTTTCTTTTGCTGCCAACATGGATTCACTTCAACCTATGACATCGAATTTCAACAGTTCTTTTTCATCATCTTTTTACCTTAGGTAAAGAGGACATTTCTCTTGAATAACTTATCTGCGGGTCTATCTTAGAAACTTACTTGGTTGACAGCAGGGGGAATGTTTGCAGTGTAGAGGGCATCGGCGAGCTTCTTGCTGGAGAAGTTGCTAACTCCAATGGCTTTCGTAAGGCCAAGTCCCTGGCACTCTTCCATGGCTGCCCAGACAGCCTGAAAATCCAGAGGACGAAAGTCCTCTTTCTTTATGGGATACTCGTATATTCCTCGTTTAGAACTCACTGGCCAGTGTATAAGATAGAGGTCAATgtaatccatcttcaatttccTGCGCCAATTGGTAACGAAAAGCCAAATAAAGCTTTTAGATAGCCCACAATTTGTCCAACTATGAAAAATTTTGTGCTCAAGAaatttattttaaccaaatggaAAAATTTCCATAGGTAAAACGAATTAGGAGTAAAAAGATGTTTTTTACTGTAAAGTTTTCCGAATAGCAGGAACAACATCTGGTGCATAAGCATCACTACACCATAGTTTAGATGTGATGAAAAGCTCTTCTCTGCTTTTAATCAGGCCTCTGTTGATTGCCTCGATGATGGCTTCTCCTAGAGGTTGTTCCGAGTTGTAAAGAGCAGCTGCGTCAAAATGCCGGTATCCCAGCTCAATGGCTTGAAGGGCTGCCTGCTTGGTGGTTTCGGCGTCTACCGGGGGATCAGCTGCAGTTCCAAATCCCAAAACAGGCATTCCCCTGACCTCAGGCCCGAGGCTGATTTCAGGCATAGCCAAAATTTGAGACTTGTCAGCCATCTGGATGATTGACTGACGAGAAAGAGATTGCACAGAAATGCATTGTTCCTCTTCAGTCAAGTGTTTAATATTTTAGACCGTGGACCCGCTAGTGGGTATATATTAAAATAAGTTACCGTCAAACTAACGTGTGTGCTTTTCTTAATCAAACAAAGAGATGTGTTTCAATGCACTAAGGCTACTATTATAGCAGGCAAGGCAAACCACAGTGTTGTGCGGCCCAGCGATAACTGCTGAGGATTTCTTAGGGGGTTTGCAGTTTGGTCCGTTTtaatcaagaaaaggaaaaaattccagaatttgagGGTGAACAAAAAACTGATTTTGCACTAAAAGTCAGATGATCCACAGAGAAGAAACGCAAGCCATGCAAAGAGCTAGCGAATAAGATGAGCGTTTTCACTTTTCAGTTCATTTACGTTACAACAGTTACAAAAGTTTGGCacccactctctctctctctctctctctctcttattgtGTAGCCTAGGGATCAGACTACAACAGAATATGCTGACACTATTTGGAAAGATCTTTAGGATGATTGCTCCCATCCTGCAACTTGGTTTTATGCAATTGTCTTGTTAAATTCTTGGCAAAACTTCTCTAATGCATTTATGCAATTATTAGCCAATCAAAAAGACTTGTCGCCTTAGTTGATTAAGGCAGTTCTTTGGGAAGTCAATTACAAGTCTTGCTTTCTCGCGAGGAATTTATCATTGTGTGTTGTTATATATGAAATGTAATTAGTGGTTTTCTGTTTTGTTAAGGTAAGCTGTAACAAGTAGGATTAGAGATCGATAACCTAGTGcttggtcaaaaaaaaaaaaaaaaaaaaaacccttagCTTAGCTTGTCACATTAAGTAATCATATGATTAAAGTatcattgataaaaaaaaaattattgatgCCTAAAAACTGACTTTTAGGTGATATATACCAGGTCTGCTGGGAAAATTTATTGATCATTATCACTTTAGGCGAGAAAATTTGAGATTTCTACATGCTACGGCATATCCAGCATTGAGTTCTACCAGATAAAATGGAGGAGTTGATCACGATTGCGGAATTCGCTACTGCTAAAGACAGTGATAGGTGGAATTTTGGTTGTCGTAGGTAATGGTTTCGCCGGAAGCTTCTTCAGTCGTCTCTCTGCACCGGTGTATGTGCAAGTGCAACATTGTTTTTTTCATCGTTTTGCACCGTTTAAATTGATGTGTCGGGGCTTGAATGAATTAGTTTTCATTGCCACTCGAAGGAGTTATTATTGTTCTACCCTTGGCTTCGGACAACCTCATACGCAGTAGCAGCGACACCGGCACAACCGCACCGGAAACACACGTAAATATACAAACTTGGTGTCAAAAAAGATGATCAAGCATTCAAGCACTAGTGTTGACAACAATCAAGAACTCTTCTGTCAATATATTATCCTAACCTAAATAACagaaaaaagtaaagaaaatccACTATGATGTATATACTGTGATAAATCAGAGACATAAAAACATTCATAAACACGAACATCCCTGCCTTTACCGTCTCCTGCTCTTTGAGGCACCTAATTCCTTTGTTAACTTTAGTATTCTGTGTTTTAGTGCTTCATTCTTTAAAACCTGCTACGGGTCGAGCTTGAAATATTCATTAATGGGGAGGAAGATTAGTCGAGTATTCCATTTGATTGTAGGTCTAATTAATTGATTAATGATTATTTTCCTCCATTCTTTCACTTACAGGGAGCATTCATCAAAGTATATCAACAAggtgatttttgttttgttgacaATTTTCAGATCAGGATCCAGGATCAAGTCCAATGTTCACTATATTCATTATGCAGCCATGTAAAATTTTATCCTTGGGCACCCACCATGCGCGGCGAGGCGTAGAAAAACTGGTGAATATGCATAAATTCTCAATCATGTACTCCAAAATGGTCAGCATGGATGGGCAGTGTTTGGACCACGACTTCCATATGCAAAGCCACAACTTCTGAACAACAGCAACTAGGCATTTTAGACAATTGGAATTGGCATCTGATTTCTAGCTGGTTTTGGATAAATGTCTAAAGAACAGAAGGCTTCTCTTTACGAATGACActcaaaaagaaattaaagaaaagaaaatcatataCAGCTACTTGCAGAATCATATAAAACTACCTTCGTGGAGTGACTCCAGAAAATCTGCAAATTAATTAGTCTTTAGAGGAAATGACAAGTTCAAGTGACATTTTCTAGAGAAGAGAAGGGGGGAAAATTGCATTCATATTAATTACCTCAAGGAAAAGCACAAAATTGTAAagtaatgatgatgatgatattgcAGACAATAATTTTGCCATGCACCCACAGCCATGCATTGATCGCCCCAACTAAATTAATATTCACACGTACCTGGTCACTCATGCCATGGATGCATGAGCTCTAAATCTCAAAACCTTTGACCTCTATAAAATTGGAAGAACATCATTACATTCTGAATGACATCTATTGCAGTCATATACACTTCAAAAGAGCAAGAAATCAGGCAATATTCGAAGGGGATTGTTTGGGATGAAGAAGGGTGGGATATGGAAGAGAGAATGGAAAGCCTGATAATTGAATCTTCTTTGTTTTAAAGATGAAGAATTAAGTTCTTGACAACTACATCTAATTTTGGGACAATCAGGGTGATTGGCATAAGGGAAATGAAAAGATGTTCACTGAGAGTTGAGATGTTGTTAATTCCTCTTTATGGACGGACAGCAGCGATGTTTCACACAGCTGCATTTGCAACATTGTTGTTGTGCAGACCTGAATTATTGGAGCATTCTTGGCTGATCAATTGTATGGTTTTACAGAAGACGCTAAGTGCTAAATATAAAAGGGCAATCAAAAGGGCTAACATCAAAAGTAGCAAGGTTATTCCTAGAATCCACTCAAATATTCCATCCGATGTAGAGGCCATGGTGTTCTCTCGGTGGCTATAACCAGCCCATAAtaagggagggagggaggaaaATCACTTACTAGGCTAAGCCAATCATGAGAAAGCGATCTCCCTCATTCTCTTTTGTTtaatatattttctttaatgacgatggaaaaagagaaaatgggCAAGAGGAAGAAGGAAGCATAATTGTTGATCAAGATTATCAATTTGGTGGGCTTTCCGATTCTGAAGGGAAACTTCCCACCATATAGAGGTGAACAATCCAGCTACATTATCGACATTTGAGTTGACTTGGGatcgtttcttttatttccaTTAACGTTTATTTCGTCCATCAAACCTGTCAAAATTTCGTGAACACCGTCTCATGAGAAACGCTTAGATTGGGGGTATCATACCCATATATTTAAAATCCATAAGAATTTCTACTTTTTCCTCAAATTTTATCATTCGGTGTCCTGCTGGATGTAAACTACTTTTTAATTGAGCCCTGACTTCCTGCTGTTAATTTGGAGAAACGCTTAGTTTGGACGTACCATTGCTTCAAATCCACTGCATGTGTCGTGCTTGACCAACTGATTTTTCTCTTAAGCACGTTTTAATTCCATTTCTATGGGCATTTGGACATAAATGATACGTTACGAGTACAATAAAAACCAAGAATTTTTATTCATAGTCAATCGTGTCCGGTAAGAGACATGAATTTAATTGGTGTCACAACCTCTCaagtctttctttctttctttcttccttctttccttTCATACTTGAACGTGTGctttaaatttgaaggaaaattatGAGAAAGAAAATCTATATATTTGGAGGATTGTAATTTATTAATTCACAGAAACGTGATGgtgtagaaaaagaaaatgatactATGTTCTTGTCACCTttactaattaactatctaGATTCTAGAATGCTCAACGTGGAAAGTTGGAAATATTGTTGTTTATTCGTGTCTGCATCATTTGACAACGGCAATTGAACCATTCCACATTCAAATGATCAATGAGGATTTCTtcctctacttttttttttttttgaaaaaaaaaaatctacagcAAAGGTCCACTTCTCGATCGACtcaccaagaaaacaaaatgccgAGTGAAGAAAATATAGCTCGATAAACAAGCATTCATATATAACGAAAATGAGAATTCCAACGATGTCAAAACATTTACCCAGACCGAATAAAagcaaaatgaaataaaaacaaaatgagacGTATGAGCTCGAATGATTATCTCCTAATTTACCATATAGAAGTAGAATACGAGACTAATACAGCGAATAACCAAAATAATTAATATGTGTACTATAATCAACACAATCAAATTCTcaccgacaaaaaaaaaaagaaaaaagaagaaacacctTAAATTAAACAACttcgtaaatcaaagaaaatggagaaattATGCGTGCATAAAATCACGAGCTATTTTGTAcgatttgagaaaattttgtagGATGTCATTTCTTCTGAGCCAGCTTGGTTTGATTGTATTTGAGTTTGATCCAATGGACGCTGGTGGAGGCTCCTTCCTTGACCTTCTTCATCCCTGCAGAAGCCACCTCCTTTGTTCTCTCAAATTTCTCGCTAACTTTCCTCGACAGTTTTGGGGACGGACCACCAAGTCTCTTAGGCTGACGCGGACTCTTAGGGGCCTTATTCTGATTGGCCGCCGACCAGGGATTCTCCGGCAAGTCAATTGATGTGGCCATCGTCGTATCTTTATAACTTCTGACCTCAAGAAAAGTTTCAGAGAAGGTTTAATTCTccagagaaaaggagagaagaagatACAAGGACGGCCTCACAAATATTTAGCTTGGCTTTCGGTACAGTGAATTGCAACGGGTTGTTATTTGCTTTATATATTTTCCTTGTATGTATATGTGGAGTGGAGGCTGGAGGGTGATAAAACAGATGATACTAAGTTTTTTATGTTGGTGGCTTCGTGCATGCAATGACTTGCCATAAATAGTGCTTAGTTTCCTCCCATTCTATTCGCTGTTCTAGCTGTACTAATGAACTTGGTCCAATAATTTGAAGGGGTCCGTTCACCCGTTGTATTTCAGGtgtcatattttttgaaaacgtaaaattaattaagaaaattaaataaatacaaaaaaaaatgtgtaagatcaaataggaaaaatatataaatacaagaaTAATATTatcttttatgaaaaaattgcTCTGGCAAAAAAATTCTCAGTCATGCAATATCACCCACCCAAAATGTCATATACTTTGTTTGGTCTTGGTTTTACCGTTTACCTGGTAATAATATTTCATAAATAATACTACTGCCTGTGCAAATTCTCATTTGTTCGATCTGGTgaccaaaaatgaattttcaagACGCAAGTAGTTTACCTAAAACTtttttgtggttttcttttgttggtttttttttttccttttgttgttttctttttttggtggggggggggggggcagcAATAGTCAAGTTGCTAAAGGTATATTCATTCTTTCTAACAGAAATATAATGGCAAGTTTGAATGTTGTGCATCTATGGAGGACTCTCTTTTTTTCCGAAAATTAAAGAGTTGGCAACCCAACCATTATTAGAAATTAAGAACACAAATAAAGTCCTTTTGAGTACTGCACTTATTATtctaatcaaattaaatttagttCCATCATCTAATCATTTAAAAATTATCTAATTATTAATAATTCTTATCTTATATTTAATGGTAAATTTAATCTCATCATCAGTACAATAAATTATAGCTTTGGTCCTCCTGTAACCATCTAGAAGGAACAGAGGTAATGATGCAACTTTAGGTCACGGGTGACGGGGCGCGTTTGGATAGGAACTAGAAAGATGAGTCGTTTGATGAATTTTGCGGATTCATACAGCCCAAGTTTGACTGTTGACCAACAGGACGGACCACGCACACAGCCCAATTGCGCGTCATTCCGGCCTGCCTTTACAAGTCTTCCCGTTTGGTTAATTTCCACATTTTATTATTCTTTATTGTTTGAGGTAatttccatattttatttgattcGGTTTCCATATACTTTTGACAACTCTGGTTTTTTCCTGGgataatttaattttaaatttggaCATATACGTTTTGGTGATTGATATTATTATTCCATGGCCTCCTCTTCCAAACGCTACAAATGCTTGGTGCATGGAGATTTGAATCCATAATTGAATAATACCACTATCTCATTGAGTTATGACCAGTTGGGAAATCACATCATAactaaagaagaagaagaagaagaatcagagAAGAGAAGCAAGCAACTTTGCGGCAACGAAACAAATACTCTATATTCATTCGGTATGGTATAATGGTTCTATTAGTTTagcatatgtatatatatatatatatgtacataagaAGATCTCAAACgcaaataaaaaagaatcaTATAAACTGCGCGGGGAAGTTTTACACATGGATGATCACCAAACCCAAAAAGTACTCTTAATTATAACTATAACCGGAACCGGAATAAAAGAAAACCCAGCCATGCCGTTGAGATCTCACGAGGGCACGACTATTTATTTCTGGGTTTTCCGTTGGCACTTGTCTTTGATCCAGTGAATACCAACGGAGGCCCCTTCTTTGACTTTCTTCACCCCGGTGGACGCTGCCGCTTTAGTCTTATCCAATTTGTGGCCAACTTTGCTCGAAAATTTGGAAGAAGATTTGGCGCCTGAGTCTTTGTTGATGTTGTTATGATCATGAAGTGGCTCTGGATCCCATTGATCAGCCCACGAGTTCTCGTATGAACTGTTTGAAGCCATATCGCAGATTTTTCCAAAGCTGAACAACGCCGATAGAGTTGAGAGAAATAGAAGAGGTACGTGGGATTTGTTTTAAAGATTTTTCTCGGTCATGAGAGGCGGATTTGGGTTTTTATATGCTAATTTGGAAGTTTCCAAGAAGGAAAAGTTTAGCCTGGTTGGGTTTTTTCAACTCAAGCGCGTACGACTTTTTGGGCTCGTGCATAATTTAGctgtttttctttgtttttaacgatggactttgttggAGAAAATTGCATGCTCGAGGCCTCTTGCAATTCCACATCAGAAAGGTGCCTGCCTTGGTCTTGCAGCCGCAGGAGTCCTCTAATCTTGCAGAATAGAAGATAGTAGTAATTGATACGTCTGAATAAAGGTTGTCCttctttccaacagtataaaatagTCTGTAATTGGTTACCTACCATCCAAAAGGCCCTGATCTAAACAGAATAAACTAATTTGGCTTAGATATAGTACCAGGTCATCGATACAGTTAGAACACTTCTTGCAATATCCCTGACAAAATTCAACGTCACTGCTAAATATCAAATTGAACGAGTTTTACTCTAAGCTATTTATCAGGTTTGAATTACGACTATATAGCATATGACATCTGCGGCGGTCTCTAAAAATATGTACCCATGACCGTTTCAGATTTTGACTGAAATCCAGTTCAATTCCCCAAATATGTTATGCAACCATTGTTTGTTGGACCAAGGGATGAAGGCACCAAAATTATTTAGCCAATTGGGATTAAGAGATTATGTAAGCCATGATGCAGATGTTGCTACAATAAAGAGCTTCTGATTAAGAATTTAATATCAAAATCCTCTCCAGATAGATAAGTCTGTTTAGAAACCTTGGGAGTTTCTTTGCTTTTGCCGGTAAAGTCGGCTTTAATTTAAGTCGTTAATTGCTCGTTACTGGGAGGTTGGATTGCCGTGCTGACCGATATCAGatctgttaatttttttttatgtgatgTATGTAATATATAAAAATTGTTGAAAAATATGTTGACGACTTACACAAATAAAATTACCATTTGGTAAATAAAATTGGTAACTCGTTGgctgataaaaggaaaaaaattctcCAAGACGAAACGATTGGCTGTTGCTTTGTCCTTTGTAatatttctgttttttttccctttctagCGGTATTCTATTTTCTTTTGGGATGATAGGATGGTCGATTAATCTAGCTAGGAAGATTCTTGCGTTTGAGAATCAAATACTGTCAAGAAACAAGGGATCTGTGGTTCTTTTCTCATCATCCCGTTTCCTTGCTTCttcctcccttttctttttgagCAAATTACACAAGAGGCATCCAATCTAGGATATTCCTGTAAGCCACATGAGTACTGGACAACGGTAAGGATCGTGTGCAATTTTGCATGCAAAGTATTGCATTCCTGGAAGCACTCATTGGACTACATGGATGGTAAATGGAATTTTTGGTACTATTTTCCGGAAAATGGTACCTATGATTTGAAATCACTTGACCACTTTTCTTGGAATAAACTACACCAAAAACTAACAAGGAAGAAATTAGGCTTGCAATAATATGAAAATATGGGGAAAGAAAAAGGCTAAAGGTCACGTATCAAATGAACACCTCAGTACATGACAAAGAAAAGAATTTAATCTGCCACATATACAATATAAGGACTCCTATATACTAAGATCAGATTGTCATCTGTCTTTAACCaaaccaaaaataaattaaacatgcAATTTGCTATTAGTATTATAATACAAGAAGATCCATCATGTCTCATAAGACGTATAGTAGCAGAAACTACCACTAATTATTCTTTTGGACTCTTTTCTGGTACTTATCTTTGATCCAGTGGAAGCCAGCACGGGTTCCTTCCTTGACCTTCTTCACACCTGTTGAAGCAACGTCCTTTGTTTTACCGAACGTGTCACCGACCTTGCTCGAGAATTTGGACGTCGAACTGCTTTTGTTGCTGTTGTAATATCCATTATAAGCTGGCTCGGGATCCCACTGATCTGCCCATGAGGTCTCGCTTGTGTTAAAAACTGCGTGTTTTTCCATTGAAGTAAAGACCTCGCTTGTTTCTCTTGTTAAACTAGAACAAGGCACCACTAGAAAGCAAGAGCGATAGAGCAAAGAGAGGCAGAGGTATTCGAATAGGATTCTGAATGATTATGGTCGTCCAATTCTCATGGGGTTGCTGGTCTTTTATATGGCTATGTTGGACGGTTTTCAATTATATTAATTTCATGGCTGCCTGATGCATGACCCCCAGTCTTCTACCCGCGGCTACACGCGATACCGATAAGGCGTTGAAAAATCAGAGTTTTGAAGATGAAAAGACTGCAAGGTTGATTATTTTTGTCAGCAACCATCCGAGAATGGGTCCAAATTTATTTCGATTGTAATTTTTCATGACTTTTTGGGAAACAATTGTTATAGAGCTTTTTTAGCATGTGATATAAAAAATTgtgatataaattttttttctaaaaactacaatccaaacagggTTGCTTCTTGCATATATATTAAGAATAGGATTAATTTTTCATACAGTAACAATAAGTACACTAACATTCTAGATGCATGATATATGTGTAAAATTTggatacataatatatatagaaTCATTGGAGGAAAGATCGCAACTTTTGCGTATATAAAACTTATGATTATGTGTCAAGCAAATTTTAGAAGACCCAACTTTCTCGTAATACAGTATTTTGCAGCGAATCaaacttggtttttttttttgttttgttttgtcgtTCTGAATTAAGCCAAATCTCCTTAGTTTTGGTAACTTTAGTTGGACGGTCTCTTAAGAAGCTGCAGGGAATCGACTAGGATAAGATAAAGTAGCTA from the Coffea arabica cultivar ET-39 chromosome 11e, Coffea Arabica ET-39 HiFi, whole genome shotgun sequence genome contains:
- the LOC113716453 gene encoding (1S)-1,7-diacetoxy-luvungin A aldo-keto reductase-like isoform X2, translated to MADKSQILAMPEISLGPEVRGMPVLGFGTAADPPVDAETTKQAALQAIELGYRHFDAAALYNSEQPLGEAIIEAINRGLIKSREELFITSKLWCSDAYAPDVVPAIRKTLQKLKMDYIDLYLIHWPVSSKRGIYEYPIKKEDFRPLDFQAVWAAMEECQGLGLTKAIGVSNFSSKKLADALYTANIPPAVNQVEVNPCWQQKKLIKFCKDNGVVVVAYAPLGAVGTFYGTNRVMESEVLKEIAEARGKTVAQVSLRWALEQGIGVVVKSFNKDRMQHNHDIFDWELNADACKKIAEIPQGRACLGIDYTSPHGPYKTIDDIWDGDA
- the LOC113716453 gene encoding (1S)-1,7-diacetoxy-luvungin A aldo-keto reductase-like isoform X1, which produces MADKSQILAMPEISLGPEVRGMPVLGFGTAADPPVDAETTKQAALQAIELGYRHFDAAALYNSEQPLGEAIIEAINRGLIKSREELFITSKLWCSDAYAPDVVPAIRKTLQKLKMDYIDLYLIHWPVSSKRGIYEYPIKKEDFRPLDFQAVWAAMEECQGLGLTKAIGVSNFSSKKLADALYTANIPPAVNQVEVNPCWQQKKLIKFCKDNGVVVVAYAPLGAVGTFYGTNRVMESEVLKEIAEARGKTVAQSLQVSLRWALEQGIGVVVKSFNKDRMQHNHDIFDWELNADACKKIAEIPQGRACLGIDYTSPHGPYKTIDDIWDGDA
- the LOC113716453 gene encoding non-functional NADPH-dependent codeinone reductase 2-like isoform X3 — protein: MADKSQILAMPEISLGPEVRGMPVLGFGTAADPPVDAETTKQAALQAIELGYRHFDAAALYNSEQPLGEAIIEAINRGLIKSREELFITSKLWCSDAYAPDVVPAIRKTLQKLKMDYIDLYLIHWPVSSKRGIYEYPIKKEDFRPLDFQAVWAAMEECQGLGLTKAIGVSNFSSKKLADALYTANIPPAVNQVEVNPCWQQKKLIKFCKDNGVVVVAYAPLGAVGTFYGTNRVMESEVLKEIAEARGKTVAQNKELAGFSAMGFGARHWGGCQKLQQGQDAAQP